The Psychrosphaera ytuae genome includes a region encoding these proteins:
- the crcB gene encoding fluoride efflux transporter CrcB: MWANLAFVAAGGAIGASLRFVIHHFLTLWLGKGFPFGTLVVNVLGSFFLGLLFSLIEHGIVADLPWRSLLSIGLFGAFTTFSTFSLDTLLLIQQGEWSKAFINIFLNVVICILAAWIGMQVVASK, translated from the coding sequence ATGTGGGCTAATTTAGCGTTTGTAGCCGCTGGTGGCGCAATAGGAGCGAGCTTAAGGTTTGTAATTCACCATTTTTTAACTTTGTGGCTGGGTAAGGGATTCCCATTTGGAACGCTAGTGGTTAATGTATTAGGCTCATTTTTTCTAGGCCTCTTATTTAGCTTAATAGAACATGGTATAGTCGCCGACCTACCTTGGCGCTCATTGTTGAGTATTGGTTTATTTGGCGCCTTTACAACGTTTTCGACTTTTTCGTTGGATACCTTGTTACTTATTCAACAAGGTGAATGGTCAAAAGCGTTTATAAACATATTTTTGAACGTGGTGATTTGTATTTTAGCTGCTTGGATAGGCATGCAAGTCGTTGCGTCTAAATAA
- a CDS encoding LPS-assembly lipoprotein LptE has product MYFKAQLSKPLKPWLMIISLLLVTGVLSGCGFHLKGQYYLPSSLKTLYVSSEQRFDPLLKQVKLRLQQNQVNIIEKRGKESAELRLLPESFQRRTLSLFPNGQIAEYELMYFARYEVIRPNGDKKQYTVELSREFQDDPNNALAKERERALILDELRVIASDRILAQLTMLD; this is encoded by the coding sequence ATGTATTTTAAGGCCCAACTAAGCAAACCACTCAAACCCTGGTTAATGATTATTAGCCTGTTGTTAGTTACGGGTGTGTTGTCTGGCTGCGGATTTCATCTGAAAGGTCAATATTATCTGCCAAGTTCTTTAAAAACGCTCTATGTCAGCTCTGAGCAAAGGTTTGATCCTCTATTAAAACAGGTCAAACTGCGCCTACAACAAAACCAAGTCAATATTATCGAAAAACGCGGTAAAGAATCTGCTGAATTGAGACTATTACCAGAAAGTTTTCAACGACGCACTTTGTCACTGTTTCCTAATGGTCAAATAGCCGAATACGAATTGATGTATTTTGCTCGTTATGAAGTCATTCGCCCGAACGGCGATAAAAAGCAATACACAGTAGAATTAAGCCGCGAATTTCAAGACGATCCTAACAATGCATTAGCTAAAGAACGCGAGCGCGCTCTGATCCTAGATGAATTGCGCGTAATCGCCAGTGACCGTATCTTAGCTCAATTGACCATGCTGGATTAA
- a CDS encoding DUF3301 domain-containing protein, with the protein MFDLQSVWLLMLIAMVMWLFWQTRKVAERARIAGKQYCQQHHLQLLSIAMSDWTVSVKSGLVVKVFFDLNYSADGLTAKKGEIIIANGKVEQISHWS; encoded by the coding sequence TTGTTTGATTTACAATCCGTTTGGCTACTTATGCTTATAGCCATGGTGATGTGGTTGTTTTGGCAAACTAGAAAGGTCGCTGAACGCGCGCGTATCGCTGGAAAACAATATTGCCAGCAACACCATTTACAACTTTTGTCGATTGCTATGTCAGATTGGACTGTATCTGTTAAATCCGGTTTGGTCGTTAAAGTCTTTTTTGACTTAAATTACAGCGCCGATGGTTTAACGGCTAAAAAAGGTGAAATCATCATTGCAAATGGCAAGGTTGAACAGATTAGCCATTGGTCCTAA
- the lolA gene encoding outer membrane lipoprotein chaperone LolA: MLRLIKQRHLKSVALASLLALNSTYGSAMEINIDQGNQAVHTFGDGKLLGQTGENKQLKSLLQELDGYQSGFEQIVRDTEGNVIHKAKGSMLFSQPGKFVWEVTEPEEELLISNGKYVWWYNPFVEQVSIYDANSAVTTTPFALLVNDDPNVWKNFRIQTLEQGFVITPVDLDDAQVIQLELKTDQSRSKIETILITSRSRQVSEYILSDQSKVSPTKQRFEFEIPIGVDIDDQRQSNN, from the coding sequence ATGCTTCGATTGATAAAGCAACGACATTTAAAATCAGTGGCCCTTGCCAGTTTATTGGCTCTTAATTCGACTTACGGTTCGGCAATGGAAATAAACATTGACCAAGGCAACCAAGCTGTTCACACCTTTGGTGACGGCAAGTTACTGGGTCAAACAGGCGAAAACAAACAACTTAAGAGCTTATTGCAGGAACTCGATGGGTACCAATCTGGCTTTGAACAAATTGTTCGCGATACAGAAGGTAATGTAATTCATAAAGCCAAAGGCTCTATGTTATTTTCACAGCCAGGAAAGTTTGTATGGGAAGTTACCGAACCGGAAGAAGAGTTACTCATCTCAAATGGTAAATACGTGTGGTGGTATAACCCGTTTGTAGAACAAGTTTCAATTTATGATGCTAACAGCGCTGTGACGACCACTCCTTTTGCGCTATTAGTAAATGACGACCCTAATGTCTGGAAAAACTTTAGGATACAGACCTTAGAGCAGGGCTTTGTCATTACACCAGTTGATTTAGATGACGCTCAAGTCATTCAATTGGAGTTAAAAACAGATCAATCACGGTCAAAAATAGAGACGATTTTGATCACCAGTCGCAGTCGACAAGTTAGTGAGTATATTTTGTCTGACCAATCTAAAGTGTCACCGACCAAGCAGCGATTTGAGTTTGAAATCCCCATTGGTGTTGATATTGACGACCAAAGACAAAGTAACAACTAA
- the leuS gene encoding leucine--tRNA ligase, with product MQAEYNHREIEQRVQKYWQEQQTFKVTEDPNKEKFYCLSMLPYPSGRLHMGHVRNYTIGDVISRYQRLQGKNVMQPMGWDAFGLPAENAAIKHKTAPAKWTYENIEYMKSQLTSLGFGYDWDREVATCTPEYYRWEQWFFTKLYEKGLVYKKTATVNWDPVDQTVLANEQVIDGRGWRSGALVEQKEIPQWFIKITDYAEELLNDLDQLEGWPDTVKAMQKNWIGRSEGAEVTFPLVGSEQALEVYTTRPDTLYGVTYVAVAAQHPIALEAADNNPELAAFIEQCKSQSVAEADMATMEKLGVDTGLKAIHPLTGEEVPVWAANFVLMNYGTGAVMSVPGHDQRDFEFASKYGLPIKQVITASEAEIDLSKEAYTEKGTLINSAEFDGLEFTEAFEQIVAKLESERKGKKTVNYRLRDWGVSRQRYWGAPIPMATLEDGTSVPIPEQDLPVVLPEDVVMDGSSSPIKADPEWAKTTINGQAAFKETDTFDTFMESSWYYARYCSPESDDMMLDPSKANYWLPVDQYIGGIEHAILHLLYARFFHKLMRDVGLIDSDEPFKQLLCQGMVLADTYYREDEKGGKVWISPTEVEAEYDEKGRIVKAWHKEDKQPVISAGMSKMSKSKNNGIDPESVIQTLGADTVRLFMMFTAPPEQTLEWSDSGVEGAHRFIKRVWKLTQDTIDAGLVTELDKAALTSDQKAVRREVHKTLAKVSDDLGRRNTFNTAIAAVMELTNKLNKASLESEQDKAVMYEAVNAVVLMLAPITPHVCHDLWIQLGHKEQLDEAQWPKIDESAMIEDEKLIIVQVNGKVRAKITVAADAEEEQIRELGLNDANVQKFTADKTIRKVIFVKGKLLNIVAN from the coding sequence ATGCAAGCAGAATATAACCATCGCGAAATTGAACAACGCGTTCAGAAATATTGGCAAGAACAACAAACGTTTAAAGTTACTGAAGATCCAAACAAAGAAAAGTTCTACTGCTTATCTATGCTGCCTTACCCAAGTGGTCGTCTTCACATGGGTCACGTGCGTAACTACACAATTGGCGATGTGATTTCTCGATACCAGCGTCTTCAAGGCAAAAACGTGATGCAACCTATGGGTTGGGATGCCTTTGGTCTGCCTGCAGAAAATGCCGCAATCAAACACAAAACGGCACCGGCGAAGTGGACTTACGAAAACATTGAATACATGAAAAGCCAGCTAACTAGCCTGGGTTTTGGTTACGACTGGGATCGCGAAGTTGCCACTTGTACACCCGAATATTACCGCTGGGAACAGTGGTTCTTCACTAAGCTTTACGAAAAAGGCTTGGTTTACAAAAAGACCGCAACCGTAAACTGGGATCCAGTTGACCAGACAGTATTAGCCAACGAACAGGTTATCGATGGTCGTGGATGGCGTTCTGGCGCATTAGTCGAGCAAAAGGAAATTCCTCAGTGGTTCATAAAAATTACTGACTATGCAGAAGAATTACTCAATGATTTAGACCAGTTAGAAGGCTGGCCTGATACTGTAAAAGCCATGCAGAAAAACTGGATTGGTCGTTCTGAAGGCGCAGAAGTTACTTTCCCACTAGTTGGCTCTGAACAAGCTCTAGAAGTTTATACTACCCGTCCGGACACTTTATACGGTGTGACATATGTAGCCGTTGCTGCACAGCACCCAATTGCACTTGAAGCAGCCGATAATAACCCAGAGCTTGCTGCATTTATCGAACAGTGTAAGAGCCAGTCTGTCGCTGAAGCAGACATGGCGACCATGGAAAAACTTGGCGTAGATACAGGTTTAAAAGCGATTCACCCACTAACAGGTGAAGAAGTTCCAGTTTGGGCCGCTAATTTCGTATTAATGAATTACGGTACTGGTGCAGTTATGTCTGTACCTGGTCACGATCAACGTGACTTTGAGTTTGCATCTAAATACGGCTTACCTATCAAGCAAGTTATTACAGCTAGCGAAGCAGAAATTGATTTAAGCAAAGAGGCTTATACTGAAAAAGGTACGCTCATTAACTCAGCAGAGTTTGATGGCCTAGAGTTTACTGAAGCCTTTGAACAAATCGTGGCTAAACTTGAGTCTGAACGTAAAGGCAAAAAGACCGTTAATTACCGCCTACGTGACTGGGGCGTATCGCGTCAACGTTACTGGGGTGCGCCTATCCCTATGGCAACACTTGAAGACGGAACCTCTGTTCCAATTCCAGAGCAAGACTTACCAGTTGTGTTACCGGAAGACGTGGTAATGGATGGCTCTTCATCTCCGATCAAAGCTGATCCAGAATGGGCAAAAACAACCATCAATGGTCAGGCTGCGTTTAAAGAAACCGATACATTTGATACCTTCATGGAGTCATCTTGGTACTACGCACGCTATTGCTCGCCTGAGTCTGATGACATGATGCTAGACCCGAGCAAAGCTAACTATTGGTTGCCTGTTGACCAATATATTGGTGGTATCGAACACGCAATTCTTCACTTGTTGTATGCCCGCTTCTTCCATAAATTGATGCGTGACGTTGGTTTGATCGATTCTGATGAGCCGTTCAAACAGTTACTATGTCAAGGAATGGTACTTGCAGATACCTACTATCGTGAAGATGAGAAAGGCGGTAAGGTTTGGATTTCTCCAACTGAAGTTGAAGCCGAATATGACGAAAAAGGTCGAATAGTTAAAGCATGGCATAAAGAAGACAAGCAACCTGTCATTTCAGCAGGTATGTCAAAAATGTCTAAGTCAAAAAACAACGGTATTGACCCAGAGTCAGTGATTCAAACCTTAGGTGCTGACACGGTTCGCTTGTTCATGATGTTTACGGCGCCGCCAGAGCAAACTCTTGAGTGGTCTGATTCAGGCGTTGAAGGTGCACACCGTTTCATCAAACGCGTTTGGAAACTAACACAAGATACTATCGATGCAGGACTAGTAACTGAATTAGACAAAGCAGCATTGACCTCTGATCAAAAGGCGGTTCGCCGTGAAGTGCACAAAACATTGGCAAAAGTGTCTGACGATTTAGGTCGACGTAATACCTTTAATACGGCGATCGCTGCAGTCATGGAATTGACTAACAAGTTGAACAAGGCTTCACTAGAATCTGAGCAAGATAAAGCGGTAATGTACGAAGCTGTTAATGCTGTTGTACTTATGCTAGCGCCAATTACGCCTCACGTTTGTCATGATCTTTGGATTCAGCTTGGTCACAAAGAGCAACTAGACGAAGCACAATGGCCAAAAATTGACGAGTCGGCAATGATAGAAGACGAAAAGCTAATCATTGTTCAAGTCAACGGTAAGGTTAGAGCCAAAATAACGGTTGCTGCTGATGCAGAAGAAGAGCAAATTCGAGAATTAGGTCTTAATGACGCAAACGTTCAAAAGTTCACTGCCGACAAAACTATCCGCAAGGTTATTTTTGTTAAAGGTAAACTTTTAAATATTGTTGCTAATTAA
- a CDS encoding replication-associated recombination protein A, producing the protein MPLAARMRPKKIEDYVGQSHLVGPGKALRRMIEAGHCHSMILWGPPGTGKTTLAELLASYCNAEVESLSAISSGVKDIRATVERAEHRKAQSGKKTLLFVDEVHRFNKSQQDAFLPYIENGTVTFIGATTENPSFELNNAILSRARVYVLKSIETEDLHRLLDRALSDKELGLGDKDLNLSPDNRDLLINLSGGDGRRLLNYLEICSDLVEADGIITAEIIEQATGNQMATFDKGGDHFYDLISAFHKSVRGSSPDGALYWYARILAGGGDPLYVARRLLAIASEDIGNADPRALQIGLNAWDVYHRVGPAEGERAIAQAAIYMASAAKSNATYMAFNQAKQLAAQTGDLAVPNHLVNAPTELMKTLEKGKNYRYAHDEPNAYAAGESYLPEQITGTKFYQPTDRGLEIKIKEKLDYLAQLDANAKNEYK; encoded by the coding sequence ATGCCTCTGGCTGCTCGCATGCGCCCCAAAAAGATTGAGGATTACGTCGGTCAAAGTCACCTTGTCGGCCCGGGTAAAGCATTGCGTCGAATGATAGAGGCCGGTCATTGTCACTCAATGATTTTATGGGGCCCGCCTGGCACAGGTAAAACAACCTTAGCCGAGTTGCTCGCGTCATACTGTAATGCCGAGGTAGAGTCGCTTTCTGCGATTAGTTCGGGTGTAAAAGACATTCGCGCTACAGTGGAAAGAGCCGAACACCGAAAAGCCCAAAGTGGCAAAAAAACTTTATTGTTTGTAGACGAAGTACATCGTTTCAACAAAAGCCAACAAGATGCTTTTTTGCCTTACATAGAAAATGGCACAGTCACTTTTATCGGTGCAACGACCGAAAATCCCTCATTTGAACTTAACAATGCGATTTTAAGTCGAGCTCGAGTCTATGTACTCAAATCAATCGAGACGGAAGACTTACATCGATTATTAGATCGAGCGTTAAGCGACAAAGAGCTTGGTCTTGGTGATAAAGATTTAAACTTAAGCCCTGATAACCGAGATTTGTTAATCAACCTGTCAGGTGGTGATGGTCGAAGACTGCTTAATTATTTGGAAATCTGTAGTGACTTGGTTGAAGCCGATGGCATTATTACCGCTGAGATCATTGAACAAGCAACTGGTAATCAAATGGCCACTTTCGACAAAGGCGGAGATCATTTTTATGATTTGATTTCCGCGTTTCACAAGTCGGTAAGAGGATCGAGTCCAGATGGCGCCTTGTATTGGTATGCGCGGATATTAGCAGGCGGTGGTGACCCACTTTATGTAGCGAGACGTTTGTTGGCTATTGCATCGGAAGATATTGGCAACGCTGATCCTAGGGCATTACAAATAGGATTAAATGCATGGGATGTATATCACCGCGTCGGTCCCGCTGAAGGTGAACGGGCAATTGCACAAGCTGCTATTTATATGGCATCGGCAGCCAAGAGTAATGCAACTTATATGGCGTTCAATCAAGCAAAGCAACTTGCTGCACAAACCGGTGATTTGGCTGTACCTAATCACTTAGTAAATGCGCCAACCGAATTGATGAAAACCCTAGAAAAGGGTAAAAATTACCGGTACGCCCATGATGAACCAAATGCATATGCCGCTGGTGAGTCTTATCTTCCTGAACAAATTACAGGTACGAAGTTTTATCAACCTACAGATCGCGGTTTGGAAATTAAAATAAAAGAAAAGCTCGATTATTTAGCTCAGTTGGATGCGAATGCAAAAAATGAATATAAATAA
- the holA gene encoding DNA polymerase III subunit delta: MKLYANQLPTELSKGIKPCYLLFGDEPFQIAESRDLIKRAAKSKGVEEVIRLVEDDQFDWEDLRQHCQALSLFASTKLIELELTSNKVLKAGAEVLKEISTELSQDTILVLFGPKLDASQTKTAWFKALSGVGDYIPVYEIEGPHLKRWLQNQLSQRQLTMSADAQAFLLSYTAGNLLACSQELDKLKMALPDSPTLSLSAIEQYIANQARYTVFQLMEAVLKGDANLALTIISRLKLEEFEPNILLWSIQKDALIIKALQDILLVPGRNTDPKPVFDQHRVWKNKQAIYLAAVNRLSPNLVNQVIKELAQFDVSLKQFQLPCPYTLASHLCLKLCGVDTLSGYEWPVVNELVS; encoded by the coding sequence ATGAAGCTATACGCCAATCAACTTCCAACAGAGCTCAGTAAAGGAATTAAGCCTTGTTACTTATTGTTTGGCGATGAGCCATTTCAAATTGCTGAAAGTCGCGATTTAATTAAGCGTGCTGCTAAAAGTAAAGGTGTGGAGGAAGTCATCCGCTTGGTCGAAGATGACCAGTTTGACTGGGAAGATCTGCGTCAGCACTGTCAAGCCCTGTCATTGTTTGCCAGCACTAAACTTATCGAGCTAGAGCTGACGTCAAATAAAGTTCTTAAAGCGGGTGCCGAAGTCCTTAAAGAGATCAGCACCGAACTCTCTCAAGATACGATTTTAGTTTTGTTTGGCCCTAAGTTAGACGCCTCTCAGACAAAAACAGCTTGGTTTAAAGCACTCTCAGGCGTTGGCGATTATATTCCGGTTTATGAAATTGAAGGGCCTCATTTAAAACGTTGGTTACAAAATCAATTGAGTCAACGTCAGTTAACCATGAGCGCAGACGCACAAGCATTTTTACTCAGTTACACCGCCGGTAATTTATTGGCTTGTTCACAAGAGCTCGACAAATTGAAAATGGCACTGCCAGACTCACCCACTCTATCGCTTTCAGCCATAGAGCAATATATCGCCAACCAAGCCCGATATACGGTGTTCCAATTAATGGAAGCGGTTTTAAAAGGTGACGCCAACCTTGCTTTGACAATTATAAGCCGATTAAAGTTAGAAGAATTCGAGCCAAATATCTTGTTGTGGTCTATACAAAAAGACGCTCTGATTATTAAAGCACTTCAAGACATTTTACTGGTGCCGGGACGCAATACAGATCCAAAGCCAGTATTTGATCAACACCGCGTATGGAAAAACAAACAAGCAATTTATCTCGCTGCAGTCAACCGCTTGTCGCCCAATTTAGTAAACCAAGTGATTAAAGAGCTGGCGCAGTTTGATGTGTCACTCAAACAGTTCCAGCTACCCTGCCCTTATACTTTAGCAAGTCACCTTTGTCTTAAGTTGTGTGGTGTAGACACTCTGTCGGGATACGAGTGGCCAGTCGTCAATGAATTGGTCAGTTAG
- the nadD gene encoding nicotinate (nicotinamide) nucleotide adenylyltransferase, whose protein sequence is MILLYGGTFNPIHYGHIIPLQNLANQLKPDRLIYIPCHLPPHKAAPSVSGQDRLEMTRLAVTANKFSCPVDVSDYELLQSGKSYTALTLQHFKSQYPHQKIAFVIGIDSLLSLHTWYEWQHIVETTHLYVLTRPGYVLDVEALHPKISERINDSIHLVNNTEVELASSKLREQLEQLAVTLPPKLDQQIPASVLKYIKDNQLYS, encoded by the coding sequence GTGATCTTGTTATACGGTGGGACATTTAACCCAATTCATTATGGTCATATCATTCCATTACAAAACCTGGCTAACCAATTGAAGCCAGATAGGTTGATATACATACCTTGTCACCTGCCTCCGCACAAAGCCGCTCCTTCAGTTTCTGGTCAAGACAGGCTGGAAATGACGCGTTTGGCGGTTACAGCTAACAAATTCAGTTGTCCAGTCGATGTGAGTGATTATGAATTACTCCAATCCGGTAAATCATATACCGCCTTAACGCTGCAACACTTTAAGAGTCAATACCCTCATCAAAAAATTGCATTTGTCATCGGTATTGACTCGTTGCTTTCTCTACATACTTGGTATGAATGGCAACACATTGTCGAAACCACTCATTTATATGTTCTTACAAGACCAGGTTATGTATTAGATGTTGAGGCATTACATCCCAAAATATCAGAGCGCATCAATGATAGTATTCATTTAGTCAACAACACCGAAGTTGAATTGGCATCTAGTAAGCTTAGAGAGCAATTAGAACAACTAGCAGTTACATTACCTCCAAAGCTAGATCAGCAAATTCCTGCCAGTGTTCTTAAATATATAAAAGACAATCAGCTTTATAGTTAA
- the serS gene encoding serine--tRNA ligase, whose amino-acid sequence MLDPKFLRNDIQETADRLATRGFEIDVAKLTELEEKRKSLQTATQELQNERNAKSKSIGQAKARGEDIQPLLDSVADLGDKLDSAKTELQALLQEIDAIALSIPNLPQQDVPVGKSEDENVEVLKWGEPRVMDFEPKDHVDLGEALDNGLDFATGTKLSGARFTVMRGKIARLNRALAQFMLDQHTEQHGYTEAYVPYLVNHESLQGTGQLPKFAEDLFHTQPITGQSENSEEQDQRKLSLIPTAEVPLTNFARDVIYDESELPVKLTAHTPCFRSEAGSYGRDTRGLIRQHQFDKVELVQIVKPEDSNEALESLTGHAEVILQKLGLPYRKVILCTGDMGFSATKTYDLEVWLPAQNTYREISSCSNMGDFQSRRMQARFRAKGAKKPELVHTLNGSGLAVGRTLVAVLENYQNEDGSITVPEALVPYMGGVEKIG is encoded by the coding sequence ATGTTAGATCCTAAGTTTCTCCGAAATGACATTCAAGAAACAGCAGACCGCTTGGCAACTCGTGGTTTCGAAATTGACGTTGCAAAGCTGACAGAGCTAGAAGAAAAGCGCAAATCATTGCAAACGGCAACTCAAGAATTACAAAATGAGCGAAACGCAAAATCCAAGAGTATCGGTCAAGCAAAAGCTCGTGGTGAAGACATTCAGCCTCTATTAGACAGTGTTGCTGATTTAGGTGACAAACTAGATTCTGCCAAAACAGAATTACAAGCTTTGTTACAAGAAATCGACGCTATTGCACTTTCGATCCCTAATTTACCTCAACAAGACGTACCGGTTGGTAAGTCAGAAGATGAAAACGTTGAAGTGTTAAAGTGGGGCGAGCCACGTGTTATGGACTTTGAACCAAAAGACCACGTTGACTTAGGTGAAGCATTGGATAATGGCCTCGACTTCGCAACAGGGACAAAACTGAGTGGTGCTCGTTTTACTGTTATGCGCGGAAAAATCGCTCGTTTAAACCGTGCACTTGCGCAGTTTATGCTAGATCAGCACACAGAGCAGCATGGCTACACAGAAGCTTATGTACCTTACCTTGTTAATCATGAGAGTTTACAAGGCACTGGTCAATTGCCTAAGTTTGCAGAGGATCTATTTCACACTCAGCCGATTACCGGCCAGTCAGAAAACTCTGAAGAGCAAGACCAACGCAAATTATCTTTGATCCCAACAGCGGAAGTACCGTTAACAAACTTTGCTCGCGATGTTATCTATGATGAGTCTGAGTTACCTGTCAAGTTAACCGCTCACACACCTTGTTTCCGATCTGAAGCGGGCTCATATGGTCGTGATACACGTGGTTTGATTCGTCAGCATCAATTCGACAAAGTTGAGTTAGTTCAAATTGTTAAGCCTGAAGATTCAAACGAAGCTCTTGAGTCACTGACGGGTCATGCCGAAGTTATTTTACAAAAGCTTGGCTTGCCTTATCGAAAAGTGATTTTATGTACTGGTGATATGGGTTTCTCAGCGACAAAAACGTACGACTTAGAAGTTTGGTTACCTGCACAGAACACATACCGTGAAATTTCATCGTGTAGTAACATGGGTGACTTCCAATCTCGTCGTATGCAAGCACGTTTCCGTGCAAAAGGCGCGAAAAAACCTGAGTTAGTTCATACCCTTAATGGTTCTGGTTTGGCTGTTGGTCGTACGCTGGTGGCTGTTCTTGAAAACTACCAAAATGAAGACGGTAGCATTACGGTCCCGGAAGCACTTGTTCCTTACATGGGCGGTGTAGAAAAAATCGGTTAA